A region of Ferruginibacter albus DNA encodes the following proteins:
- a CDS encoding ParA family protein: protein MVTIALYNLKGGVGKTASCVNLAYLAAKDGYKTLLWDIDPQGSTTFYYKIKNKDAQGIKKLISKDANLESAIMATDYENLEIIPNDNSAKSFDVMVEEMKGSKTRLKGVLKQLENEYDFVFIDCPPGFSALSENIFNAADIVLMPIIPTTLSVRTYTMVKDYFKEKDLDGSKMMCFFTMTDLRKNMHNEIMEYLHKDKRFFQTYIPYLSDVEKMGIHRRPIEEYAKSSLAALSYRDLWTEIKEGVLE, encoded by the coding sequence ATGGTAACTATCGCTCTATATAATTTAAAAGGAGGCGTTGGTAAAACAGCATCCTGTGTTAATCTTGCTTACTTAGCTGCCAAAGATGGATATAAAACATTGTTGTGGGATATAGATCCACAGGGCTCTACGACATTTTATTACAAGATAAAAAACAAAGATGCGCAAGGAATAAAAAAGCTGATCAGTAAGGATGCAAACCTTGAAAGCGCTATCATGGCTACTGATTATGAGAATTTAGAGATCATTCCCAACGATAATTCTGCTAAAAGCTTTGATGTGATGGTGGAAGAAATGAAAGGTAGCAAGACCCGTTTAAAAGGTGTACTAAAGCAATTGGAAAATGAATATGATTTTGTTTTTATCGATTGCCCTCCGGGTTTTTCTGCGTTGAGTGAAAATATTTTTAATGCGGCTGATATTGTATTAATGCCGATCATTCCTACTACATTATCGGTACGTACCTACACAATGGTGAAAGATTATTTTAAAGAAAAAGATTTAGACGGCAGTAAGATGATGTGCTTTTTCACGATGACAGACCTTCGTAAAAACATGCACAACGAGATAATGGAATATTTGCATAAGGATAAGCGATTCTTTCAAACATACATTCCTTATCTGTCTGATGTAGAAAAGATGGGCATTCATCGCCGTCCAATAGAAGAGTATGCGAAAAGCAGCCTGGCTGCACTTTCTTACAGGGATCTATGGACAGAGATTAAAGAAGGGGTGCTGGAATAA